In Humulus lupulus chromosome 7, drHumLupu1.1, whole genome shotgun sequence, the following are encoded in one genomic region:
- the LOC133791064 gene encoding uncharacterized protein LOC133791064, translating to MLQLQNQRKSSAWPSLIARCFVSCNMVLLTQFALSLVPRYFSASSSLLPQLSLSALVLLVVMGLGGWFRRLLGIHASAPAFVFFNILFIWCFYVFIIRKAVSLVMDIVFNGEVSMLVFGLCSILKSDPGVVRHAPSLSDKPTEGTVSELNNQDEELELSTSGLGHESTEDSVLGRRVRYCSSCSAYIKGFDHHCPAFGNCIGQKNYLLFMALLIGFIVTEASFLACSSEYTTKFRISRRHSSETILSERLAVSSRIFAILQLVWQVPFLTWHAYCICFNIRTDEWINWNKYPEFQLIMQHQPGHGSTEVWFTNPYDRGILQNVKEFLSSKG from the exons ATGCTTCAATTGCAGAATCAGAGAAAGAGTTCAGCTTGGCCGAGCTTAATTGCTCGTTGCTTCGTTTCATGTAACATGGTCTTGCTTACTCAATTTGCTCTTTCGTTGGTGCCTCGATACTTCTCTGCTTCCTCCTCTCTTCTACCTCAACTCTCACTCTCAG CTCTAGTGCTGCTGGTGGTAATGGGTTTGGGAGGATGGTTCCGAAGGCTTCTTGGTATTCATGCTTCAGCCCCAGCTTTTGTCTTCTTCAATATACTGTTCATTTGGTGTTTTTATGTCTTTATCATCCGAAAAG CTGTATCGCTTGTTATGGATATTGTGTTTAATGGAGAAGTTTCTATGCTCGTTTTTGGTCTGTGTAG TATCTTAAAGAGTGATCCTGGGGTGGTAAGGCATGCGCCTTCCTTGTCAGACAAACCAACAGAGGGCACAGTTTCTGAACTTAATAATCAGGACGAG GAATTGGAGCTTTCCACAAGTGGCTTAGGTCATGAATCGACTGAA GATTCCGTTTTGGGGAGGAGGGTGAGATACTGCAGTAGCTGCTCGGCATACATAAAAGGTTTTGACCATCATTGTCCTGCTTTTGGAAACTGCATAG GTCAAAAGAATTATCTCCTTTTCATGGCTCTTTTGATTGGGTTCATTGTTACTGAAGCTTCATTTCTGGCATGCTCGTCTGAGT ACACTACGAAATTTAGAATTTCAAGAAGACATAGTTCAGAG ACTATTCTCTCTGAAAGATTGGCTGTTAGCTCAAGGATCTTCGCTATTCTTCAATTGGTATGGCAGGTGCCGTTTTTGACGTGGCATGCATATTGCATATGTTTCAATATCAGAACTGATGAGTGG ATAAATTGGAACAAGTATCCAGAATTCCAGTTAATTATGCAACACCAACCAG GACATGGCTCTACTGAAGTGTGGTTTACAAATCCATATGATAGAGGCATTCTACAGAATGTGAAGGAATTTCTATCATCAAAAGGATGA
- the LOC133791065 gene encoding 16.9 kDa class I heat shock protein 1-like, which yields MSLIPSFFGSRRSNVFDPLSLDIWDPFDDIFSTARAVVPSSARETLAFANTRIDWKETPEAHVFQADLPGLKKEEVKVEVEEGRILQISGERSKEQEEKNDKWHRIERSSGKFHRRFRLPENAKMDQVKANLENGVLTVTIPKEEEKKPEVKPIEITG from the coding sequence ATGTCTCTCATTCCCAGCTTTTTTGGGAGCCGAAGAAGCAATGTGTTTGATCCACTCTCTCTAGACATATGGGATCCCTTCGATGACATCTTCAGCACTGCACGGGCTGTGGTGCCTTCTTCTGCAAGAGAAACATTGGCATTTGCCAACACAAGAATTGACtggaaggagaccccggaagctCATGTTTTCCAAGCTGACCTCCCTGGCCTCAAGAAAGAAGAAGTGAAAGTTGAGGTGGAGGAAGGTAGAATCCTCCAGATAAGTGGGGAGAGGAGCAAAGAGCAAGAGGAGAAGAATGACAAGTGGCACCGCATTGAGCGCAGCAGCGGAAAGTTCCACCGCCGATTCAGGCTGCCAGAGAACGCCAAGATGGATCAGGTGAAAGCTAACCTGGAGAATGGTGTGCTTACTGTTACTATTCCTAAGGAGGAGGAGAAGAAGCCTGAGGTCAAGCCTATTGAGATCACTGGCTAG